The following coding sequences lie in one Deinococcus carri genomic window:
- a CDS encoding cobaltochelatase subunit CobN — protein MTKPTSRQPTSRQRVTRADGRTINVVRKRGHLSYCFHGCCCGRTDKGYPAAPEGVYKEEWTRRKMRNAVHLTKGGCLGPCSLANVAHLVFDGHDVWFHSVNDAWLVRAIFDYIDAMLAADGHLPPPPELVEYTFNYYAWDAAGGAPGAAVALPLATPEAPAALSGFALLTHADTDLLNLRAAQETLPPDFGPVTGVALGGIRSDTQMGTLLLGAVGQAEVVLVRIHGKFSAVPGAELLLSHARKAGQHLLLVSGTNEPDAELAALSLAPAHTLDTARAYLAASGWQNTRELLLSLSDTLRLTGYGAQPPLALPEHGIYHPDLPENATLADWQRLRTPGRPAVGVLLYRAHALSGNTAFIDALVTALDEAGADALPVFTTSLKDVDGAGDPKAFALLRGEVDALISTLSFAMADVQAGDVTAAGANVGALERLGVPVVQGLTSGGARGPWETSARGLNPLDTAMNVALPEFDGRIIGVPFAFKEQEAGEARRLAADHERTVRLAGIAVRLARLRHLPNFDKRLAFVFTNSTAKASQVGNAVGLDSAASLLRILHALKAEGYDVGELPATSDELMHALIERTSYDTTQLTPAQLAQAAAHVPADLYARWFADLPDSQQRRMRQQWGNPPGEAYVHDGALALAGLHFGKVFVALQPPRGYGMDPDVIYHTPDLPPTHHYHALYRWLREPPELGGFGAHALVHVGKHGTLEWLPGKGVGLSAKCFPDSLLGDLPLFYPFVINDPGEGTQAKRRAHATILDHLPPPLTRADTYGPLAELAALVDEYYQLELLDPSKLPLLQGQIWELVQQANLGTDLGLDLGTVLRRDHGDHVHEWDDEFTEEGVPVTLSEMNGSDVAHLLEDIDGYLCELGAAQIRDGLHTFGQAPEGEQLPEMLRALTRLANADVPGMNAGLAAVLGLDLNALLDSPGTRLDARPDLDALAGRPVLTHGDALELLDELALHLYQTLQARHFDPAAIPDVLALALGVRDDDGTLPQTLAYACRVLKPNLDATTDEITHLLAGLSGRYVPAGPSGAPSRGLAHILPTGRNFYAVDPRALPSQAAWTVGSSLAREVLERHLKEAGTYPEHVAISVWGTSNMRTQGDDVAQILALLGARPLWHPQSRRLTGVELVPLAELGRPRIDVTVRLSGFFRDAFPHLIALLDEAVNLAMQADEPEEQNFPRKHYLTDLRERLADLPPEEAQARASYRLFGSAPGTYGAGILDLIHEGNWQDEADFARTFINWGGYAYTAAEAGTDAREDFRARLSQTQLVLHNQDNREHDIFDSDDYLQFFGGMIASVRSLSGTQPRHYFGDTANPERARVRDLGEEALRVYRSRVINPKWLEGIRRHGYKGGLEQTATVDYLFGFDATAQIAHDFMYEGVAQAYALDPENQAFLRESNPWALNAIAGRLLEAHARDLWTPEQATLDALQNLLAESEGLLEDRGEAARVGG, from the coding sequence GTGACCAAGCCCACCTCCCGCCAGCCCACCTCCAGACAACGTGTCACCCGCGCCGACGGCCGCACCATCAACGTGGTCCGCAAGCGCGGGCACCTGAGCTACTGCTTTCACGGCTGCTGCTGCGGGCGCACGGATAAGGGCTACCCCGCCGCTCCCGAAGGCGTGTACAAGGAGGAGTGGACGCGGCGCAAGATGAGAAACGCTGTCCACCTCACCAAGGGCGGTTGCCTGGGGCCGTGCTCCCTCGCCAACGTCGCCCACCTCGTCTTCGACGGGCACGACGTGTGGTTCCACTCGGTGAACGACGCCTGGCTGGTGCGGGCCATCTTCGACTACATCGACGCGATGCTGGCGGCCGACGGCCACCTGCCCCCGCCCCCGGAACTGGTGGAATACACCTTCAACTATTACGCCTGGGATGCGGCGGGCGGGGCACCGGGCGCAGCGGTGGCCCTGCCGCTGGCGACCCCGGAGGCTCCCGCCGCCCTCTCCGGCTTTGCCCTCCTGACCCACGCCGACACGGACCTGCTCAACCTCCGCGCCGCGCAGGAGACGCTACCGCCCGATTTCGGCCCGGTGACGGGGGTGGCGCTGGGCGGCATCCGGTCGGACACGCAGATGGGCACGCTGCTGTTGGGGGCGGTGGGGCAGGCCGAGGTCGTGCTGGTGCGGATTCACGGGAAGTTCTCGGCGGTGCCGGGGGCGGAGCTGCTGCTCTCGCATGCCCGGAAAGCCGGGCAACACCTGCTGCTCGTCAGCGGCACGAACGAACCCGATGCGGAACTGGCTGCCCTGAGCCTCGCCCCTGCCCACACGCTGGACACCGCCCGCGCCTACCTCGCCGCGAGCGGCTGGCAGAACACGCGGGAGTTGCTGCTGTCCCTCAGCGACACACTGCGCCTGACCGGCTACGGCGCGCAGCCCCCACTGGCCCTGCCTGAGCACGGGATTTATCACCCCGACCTGCCGGAAAACGCCACGCTGGCCGACTGGCAACGCCTCCGCACGCCGGGCCGTCCCGCCGTGGGCGTGCTGCTGTACCGCGCCCACGCGCTCAGCGGCAACACGGCCTTTATCGACGCGCTCGTGACCGCGCTGGACGAGGCGGGGGCGGACGCGCTGCCGGTGTTCACGACCAGCCTCAAGGATGTGGACGGGGCCGGGGACCCCAAAGCCTTCGCCCTGCTGCGCGGCGAGGTGGACGCCCTGATTTCTACCCTCTCCTTCGCCATGGCCGACGTGCAGGCTGGGGACGTGACGGCGGCGGGGGCGAACGTCGGCGCGCTGGAACGCCTCGGCGTGCCCGTCGTGCAGGGCCTCACCAGCGGCGGGGCGCGTGGGCCGTGGGAAACGAGTGCGCGGGGCCTCAATCCACTCGACACCGCCATGAACGTCGCCCTGCCGGAGTTCGACGGACGGATTATTGGCGTGCCCTTCGCCTTCAAGGAGCAGGAAGCGGGGGAGGCCCGCCGCCTGGCCGCCGACCACGAGCGCACCGTGCGGCTGGCCGGCATCGCCGTGCGGCTGGCGCGGCTGCGGCACCTGCCCAACTTCGACAAGCGGCTGGCCTTCGTCTTCACCAATTCCACCGCGAAGGCGTCTCAGGTGGGCAACGCGGTGGGGCTGGACTCGGCGGCGTCGCTGCTGCGTATCCTCCACGCGCTGAAGGCGGAGGGCTACGACGTGGGCGAGCTGCCCGCCACGAGTGATGAACTGATGCACGCGCTCATCGAGCGCACCTCCTACGACACCACGCAGCTCACCCCGGCACAGCTCGCGCAGGCCGCCGCCCACGTCCCGGCCGACCTCTATGCCCGCTGGTTCGCCGACCTCCCCGACAGCCAGCAGCGGCGGATGCGCCAGCAGTGGGGCAACCCGCCCGGCGAGGCGTATGTGCATGACGGGGCGCTGGCCCTCGCGGGGCTGCACTTCGGCAAGGTGTTCGTGGCGCTGCAACCCCCGCGCGGCTACGGCATGGACCCCGACGTCATCTACCACACGCCCGACCTCCCGCCCACCCACCACTATCACGCCCTCTACCGCTGGCTGCGCGAGCCGCCGGAGCTGGGGGGCTTCGGCGCGCACGCGCTGGTGCATGTGGGCAAGCACGGCACGCTGGAATGGTTGCCCGGTAAGGGCGTGGGCCTCAGCGCGAAGTGCTTTCCCGACTCGCTGCTGGGCGACCTGCCGCTGTTTTACCCCTTCGTCATCAACGACCCCGGCGAGGGTACGCAGGCCAAGCGCCGCGCCCACGCGACCATCCTCGACCACCTGCCGCCGCCGCTGACCCGCGCGGACACTTACGGCCCGCTGGCCGAACTGGCCGCCCTGGTGGACGAGTATTACCAGCTCGAACTGCTCGACCCCTCCAAGCTGCCGCTGCTTCAGGGCCAGATCTGGGAATTGGTGCAGCAGGCGAACCTGGGCACCGACCTGGGCCTGGATTTGGGAACGGTGCTCCGGCGCGACCACGGCGACCACGTCCACGAGTGGGACGACGAGTTCACCGAGGAAGGCGTACCCGTGACGTTGAGTGAGATGAACGGCTCCGACGTGGCGCACCTGCTCGAAGACATCGACGGGTATCTGTGCGAGCTGGGCGCGGCGCAGATTCGGGACGGGTTGCATACTTTCGGGCAGGCTCCGGAGGGCGAGCAGTTGCCGGAAATGCTTCGCGCCCTGACCCGGCTGGCGAACGCAGACGTGCCGGGCATGAACGCGGGGCTGGCGGCAGTGCTGGGGCTGGACCTGAACGCCCTGCTGGATTCGCCTGGAACGCGGTTGGACGCACGCCCCGACCTCGACGCACTCGCGGGCCGCCCCGTCCTCACGCACGGCGACGCCCTCGAACTCCTCGACGAACTCGCCCTGCACCTCTACCAGACCTTGCAGGCGCGGCACTTCGACCCCGCCGCCATCCCCGATGTGCTGGCCCTCGCGCTGGGGGTGCGCGACGATGACGGGACGCTGCCGCAAACGCTGGCCTACGCCTGCCGGGTCCTGAAACCGAATCTGGACGCGACGACGGATGAAATCACTCACCTGCTCGCGGGCCTCTCCGGGCGGTATGTGCCTGCCGGGCCGAGTGGGGCACCGTCGCGCGGGCTGGCGCACATCCTGCCCACCGGGCGCAACTTCTATGCGGTGGACCCTCGCGCGCTGCCCTCTCAGGCGGCGTGGACGGTGGGGAGCAGCCTCGCGCGGGAGGTGCTGGAACGGCACCTGAAGGAAGCCGGGACGTACCCCGAACACGTCGCCATCAGCGTATGGGGCACCTCTAACATGCGGACGCAGGGCGACGACGTGGCGCAGATTCTGGCGCTGCTGGGCGCACGGCCCCTCTGGCACCCCCAGAGCCGCCGCCTGACGGGCGTGGAACTCGTTCCCCTCGCGGAACTGGGCCGCCCCCGCATCGACGTGACGGTGCGCCTGAGCGGCTTTTTCCGTGACGCCTTCCCGCACCTCATCGCCCTGCTCGACGAGGCGGTGAACCTCGCCATGCAGGCCGACGAGCCGGAGGAACAGAACTTCCCCCGCAAGCACTACCTGACCGACCTGCGGGAGCGGCTGGCCGACCTCCCGCCCGAGGAGGCGCAGGCCCGCGCGAGTTACCGCCTGTTCGGCAGTGCCCCCGGCACCTACGGCGCGGGCATCCTCGACCTGATTCACGAGGGGAACTGGCAGGACGAGGCCGACTTCGCCCGCACCTTCATCAACTGGGGCGGGTACGCCTACACGGCCGCCGAGGCAGGCACCGACGCCCGCGAGGACTTCCGCGCCCGCCTCTCGCAGACGCAACTCGTGCTGCACAACCAGGACAACCGCGAACACGACATCTTCGACTCCGACGATTACTTGCAATTCTTCGGCGGCATGATTGCTTCCGTGCGTTCCCTCAGCGGCACCCAGCCCCGGCACTACTTCGGGGACACCGCCAACCCCGAACGGGCGCGCGTGCGCGACCTGGGCGAGGAGGCGCTGCGGGTGTACCGCTCGCGGGTGATCAACCCCAAATGGCTGGAGGGCATCCGCCGCCACGGCTACAAGGGCGGGCTGGAGCAGACGGCGACGGTGGATTACCTCTTCGGCTTCGACGCGACCGCCCAGATTGCCCATGACTTCATGTACGAGGGCGTGGCGCAGGCGTATGCGCTTGACCCGGAGAATCAGGCGTTCCTGCGGGAATCGAACCCCTGGGCGCTGAACGCGATTGCCGGGCGGCTGCTCGAAGCCCACGCCCGCGACCTCTGGACACCCGAGCAGGCGACGCTGGACGCCCTACAGAACCTGCTCGCGGAGAGCGAGGGACTGCTGGAGGACCGCGGCGAAGCGGCGCGGGTGGGGGGATGA
- the bluB gene encoding 5,6-dimethylbenzimidazole synthase, which translates to MDAGPAGLMHPGDREALWRVLRARRDHRHFRPDPVPPEALERVLDAFRVAPSVALSQPWHVTVVRRAELREAVHASFTAVRTRERERFGGERRALYDTLKLEGIREAPVGLLVSFVPPTDAVLGTTSLPAALEYSVVSAITLAWLAATAEGLGLGWVSLVEPEPLREALALPPHVRPLAYLCLGFPALDLKEPLLQTVGWAGARPLAVDWRD; encoded by the coding sequence TTGGACGCGGGGCCGGCGGGCCTGATGCACCCCGGCGACCGCGAGGCCCTCTGGCGCGTCCTGCGTGCCCGGCGTGACCACCGCCATTTCCGGCCCGACCCCGTGCCGCCGGAAGCCCTGGAGCGCGTGCTGGACGCCTTTCGCGTCGCCCCCAGCGTGGCCCTCAGCCAGCCGTGGCACGTCACGGTTGTCCGCCGCGCCGAACTGCGGGAAGCGGTCCACGCGAGCTTCACGGCCGTGCGGACACGCGAGCGGGAGCGCTTCGGCGGTGAGCGCCGCGCGCTGTACGACACCCTCAAGCTGGAAGGCATCCGCGAAGCGCCCGTGGGCCTGCTGGTCAGCTTCGTGCCGCCCACGGACGCGGTGCTGGGCACGACCAGCCTGCCCGCCGCGCTGGAATACAGCGTGGTCAGTGCCATCACCCTCGCGTGGCTGGCCGCGACCGCCGAGGGGCTGGGCCTGGGCTGGGTGAGTCTGGTGGAACCGGAGCCTCTGCGCGAAGCCCTCGCCCTGCCGCCCCACGTCCGGCCCCTCGCGTACCTGTGCCTCGGCTTTCCGGCCCTGGACCTCAAAGAACCGCTGCTCCAGACCGTCGGGTGGGCGGGGGCGCGTCCCCTGGCCGTGGACTGGCGCGACTGA
- a CDS encoding high frequency lysogenization protein HflD yields MSVPTASPVTARATLTRSAPYLLGVLGLHLLALSLLVPSALQNPLVWGLGLTAYLFGMRHAWDADHIAVIDNTVRKLLTLGRPAHGVGLFFSLGHSSVVLLMALVAAVVGKALLGAQEDIGLFGGWVGPFVAGAYLLLVAAFNLHAVWRMGRGEPEGHHHGGLLARLLAPLTRLVNRQWHVFPLGFLMGLGFDTASEIALLALAGQAGQQGLTWTAILALPLLFGAGMTLFDTLNGAFMTHAYAWALDRPGAKRTYNLLITGLSGVLALVIGVVTLAQWAGEHFPAAARALAAFQSVDVSPLGFGLAAAALVLFVGAQLWTRGRRA; encoded by the coding sequence GTGAGCGTGCCCACCGCCTCCCCCGTCACGGCCCGCGCGACCCTCACCCGCAGCGCGCCCTACCTGCTGGGCGTGCTGGGCCTGCACCTGCTGGCGCTCTCGCTGCTGGTCCCCTCCGCGCTCCAGAATCCCCTGGTGTGGGGGCTGGGCCTGACCGCCTACCTGTTCGGGATGCGCCATGCCTGGGACGCCGACCACATCGCCGTCATCGACAACACCGTGCGCAAGCTCCTCACGCTGGGCCGCCCCGCGCATGGGGTCGGGCTGTTCTTCAGCCTGGGGCATTCCAGCGTGGTGCTGCTGATGGCGCTCGTGGCGGCCGTCGTGGGCAAGGCGCTGCTGGGCGCGCAGGAGGATATCGGCCTGTTCGGGGGCTGGGTCGGCCCCTTCGTGGCGGGGGCGTACCTGCTGCTGGTCGCGGCCTTTAACCTGCACGCCGTCTGGCGCATGGGGCGCGGGGAGCCGGAGGGGCATCACCACGGCGGCCTGCTGGCCCGGCTGCTGGCCCCCCTGACCCGCCTGGTGAACCGGCAGTGGCACGTCTTCCCGCTGGGCTTCCTGATGGGCCTGGGCTTCGACACTGCCAGCGAGATTGCCCTGCTGGCACTCGCGGGGCAGGCGGGGCAGCAGGGGCTGACCTGGACAGCCATTCTGGCCCTGCCGCTGCTGTTCGGCGCGGGCATGACCCTCTTCGACACCCTCAACGGCGCGTTCATGACCCATGCCTACGCCTGGGCGCTGGACCGGCCGGGGGCCAAGCGTACCTACAACCTGCTGATTACCGGCCTGTCCGGGGTGCTGGCCCTGGTCATCGGGGTCGTCACGCTTGCGCAGTGGGCGGGGGAACACTTCCCGGCCGCCGCCCGCGCCCTGGCCGCCTTCCAGAGTGTGGACGTGTCCCCGCTGGGCTTCGGGCTGGCCGCCGCCGCCCTGGTGCTGTTCGTGGGGGCGCAGCTTTGGACGCGGGGCCGGCGGGCCTGA
- a CDS encoding GTP-binding protein gives MTSPKTPVTLVSGFLGSGKTTLLGNLLSQTHDRTLALIVNEFGEVSIDGPLLETREDGVELHDVHGGLLAYGGEGDAFRRTLRALLERRHTFDHVLIETSGLAVPTAVMVTLQEPEFAADFVLDATLVVVDTPLLLAGAFGADAGDEAARSAARVFDAQLEYADVAVLNKIDGLNDADLLQAEADVRHRAPRVRFLELAYEARLDTQLTLGLNLHGSRRSAAHHAPVSGTPGDLAQPLHDHSTLDGHSHGDLDAHVHSLSTHQHFHEHDPGWQSFRLTSDDVQNVPELVRTVQNVARVFPVLRVKGFVQGEDGTRHAVQAVRSRVEAQPAPAKADAPNELVFIGYHVSRKKVIEALQKALPQRWA, from the coding sequence ATGACCTCTCCCAAGACGCCCGTCACCCTCGTCAGCGGTTTTCTGGGCAGCGGCAAGACCACGCTGCTGGGCAACCTGCTCAGCCAGACGCACGACCGCACCCTGGCCCTCATCGTCAACGAGTTCGGGGAGGTCAGCATCGACGGTCCGCTGCTCGAAACCCGCGAGGACGGCGTGGAACTGCACGACGTTCACGGCGGCCTGCTGGCCTACGGCGGCGAGGGCGACGCCTTCCGCCGCACGTTGCGCGCCCTGCTGGAGCGCCGCCACACCTTCGACCACGTGCTTATCGAGACGAGCGGCCTGGCCGTGCCCACCGCCGTGATGGTCACGCTGCAGGAGCCGGAGTTCGCCGCCGACTTCGTGCTGGACGCCACCCTGGTCGTGGTGGACACGCCGCTGCTGCTGGCCGGGGCCTTCGGCGCGGACGCGGGCGACGAGGCTGCCCGCAGCGCGGCCCGCGTGTTCGACGCGCAACTCGAATATGCCGATGTGGCCGTGCTGAACAAGATTGACGGCCTGAACGACGCGGATTTGCTTCAGGCCGAGGCGGACGTGCGGCACCGCGCCCCCCGCGTGCGCTTTCTGGAACTGGCCTACGAGGCGCGGCTGGACACGCAGCTCACGCTCGGCCTGAACCTGCACGGGAGCCGCCGCAGCGCCGCGCACCACGCGCCCGTCAGCGGCACGCCCGGCGACCTCGCGCAGCCGCTCCACGACCACAGCACCCTGGACGGCCACTCGCACGGCGACCTCGATGCCCACGTCCACAGCCTCAGCACCCACCAGCACTTCCACGAACACGACCCCGGCTGGCAGTCCTTCCGCCTCACCAGTGACGACGTGCAGAACGTGCCCGAACTGGTACGGACGGTGCAGAACGTGGCCCGCGTCTTCCCGGTGCTGCGCGTGAAGGGCTTCGTGCAGGGCGAGGACGGCACCCGGCACGCGGTGCAGGCGGTGCGCTCGCGGGTGGAAGCGCAGCCCGCTCCCGCGAAGGCGGACGCGCCCAACGAACTGGTTTTCATCGGCTATCACGTCAGCCGCAAGAAGGTCATCGAGGCGCTGCAAAAGGCGCTGCCGCAACGGTGGGCCTAG
- the cobJ gene encoding precorrin-3B C(17)-methyltransferase, with product MTSPHRTGHLSLVSVGPGDLSLVPERARQALTQADVIVAYDLYLTWVRPLLTTQELLTPPLTQEKYRAELAIQKAAEGKRVALVSSGDIGVYAMAGLVFEDLPEDPPFGVEVIPGITSATACASLLGSPLTHDFATLSLSDLLCPWEWIEQRASHIAQADLAAVLYNVQSKSRREGVYRVLRLMLEHKRPDTVCGVVRNAYREGQEVRVTTLEALLGDEFDMLTTIVIGNRFTTRKGRWMYTPRGYNDWQPERAGESVAAPQPEGTVWVYSGTRDGNALALRLAETGQPVTLSVASDLGAQVAPTHPNLHLYSGQPGVEARRRALRSARAVVDATHPYAQAITAQLRELTGELGVPYLRYERPSGLPEDTSGLILVDSFEEAARAALAYGRVFLATGSKDLEAFLHAAPGAEVFVRLTPQPDVLRRAGELGIPAARICAMIGPFSREFNAAQWRAWNIGAVVTKESGDAGGFGAKREAARELGLPLIVVRRPPPVPGAFATAGALLDALNTLSKELA from the coding sequence ATGACGAGTCCACACCGCACCGGACATCTCAGCCTCGTTTCCGTGGGGCCGGGCGACCTGTCGCTGGTGCCCGAGCGTGCCCGGCAGGCGCTGACGCAGGCCGACGTGATTGTCGCCTACGACCTCTACCTGACCTGGGTGCGCCCGCTGCTGACCACGCAGGAACTCCTGACGCCACCGCTGACGCAGGAAAAGTACCGGGCAGAACTGGCGATTCAGAAGGCGGCGGAGGGGAAGCGGGTGGCCCTCGTCAGCTCCGGCGATATCGGCGTGTACGCGATGGCGGGCCTGGTCTTCGAGGACCTGCCCGAAGACCCCCCCTTCGGCGTGGAGGTGATTCCCGGCATCACCAGCGCCACCGCCTGCGCCAGCCTGCTGGGATCGCCCCTCACGCACGATTTCGCCACGCTGAGCCTCTCGGACCTGCTATGCCCCTGGGAGTGGATTGAGCAGCGGGCGAGCCACATCGCCCAGGCCGACCTCGCCGCCGTGCTGTACAACGTGCAGAGCAAATCCCGGCGCGAGGGCGTCTACCGCGTGCTGCGCCTGATGCTGGAACACAAGCGCCCCGACACCGTCTGCGGCGTGGTCCGCAACGCCTACCGCGAGGGCCAGGAGGTGCGCGTCACCACCCTGGAGGCCTTGCTGGGCGACGAGTTCGACATGCTCACTACCATCGTCATCGGCAACCGCTTTACCACCCGGAAAGGCCGCTGGATGTACACCCCGCGCGGCTACAACGACTGGCAGCCGGAGCGGGCGGGGGAGAGCGTGGCCGCGCCCCAACCCGAAGGCACTGTCTGGGTCTACAGCGGCACCCGCGACGGCAACGCGCTCGCGCTGCGCCTGGCTGAAACGGGCCAGCCGGTCACGCTGAGTGTGGCTTCCGACCTGGGGGCACAGGTGGCCCCGACGCACCCGAACCTGCACCTCTACAGCGGCCAGCCCGGTGTGGAGGCCCGCCGCCGCGCCCTGCGTTCGGCCCGCGCCGTGGTGGACGCCACCCACCCCTACGCGCAGGCCATCACCGCGCAACTGCGGGAGCTGACGGGCGAGCTGGGCGTGCCCTACCTGCGCTATGAGCGGCCCAGCGGCCTGCCCGAAGACACGAGCGGGCTGATTCTGGTGGACTCCTTCGAGGAAGCCGCGCGGGCTGCCCTTGCTTATGGCCGGGTCTTCCTCGCCACCGGCAGCAAGGACCTGGAAGCCTTCCTGCACGCCGCCCCCGGGGCGGAGGTCTTCGTGCGTCTCACCCCGCAGCCCGACGTGCTGCGCCGCGCTGGGGAACTCGGCATCCCCGCCGCCCGCATCTGCGCGATGATTGGCCCCTTTTCCCGCGAGTTCAACGCGGCGCAGTGGCGGGCCTGGAATATCGGCGCAGTCGTCACCAAGGAAAGCGGCGACGCGGGGGGCTTCGGGGCCAAACGCGAGGCGGCCCGCGAGCTGGGCCTGCCCCTCATCGTGGTGCGCCGCCCGCCGCCCGTGCCCGGTGCCTTTGCCACCGCAGGTGCGCTGCTGGACGCCCTGAACACTCTTTCCAAGGAGCTTGCATGA